One genomic region from Candidatus Limnocylindrales bacterium encodes:
- a CDS encoding phosphate ABC transporter substrate-binding protein, whose translation MMKFSHAFTLSLLAAASLAGRPAAAQVGIDASIPAYSPVKGVSGTIKSVGSDTMNNEMTLWAEGFKTFYPNVQIEIEGKGSSTAPPALVEGTAQFGPMSRPMKDAEIADFKTRFGYEPTAVATSIDMLAVFVHKDNPIKQLTLKQLDGIFSKTRASGSNDIVTWGDLGLGGEWKDKPISLYGRNSASGTYGYFKEHALAKGDFKDSVKEQPGSSTVVQAVASDRYAIGYSGIGYKTADVRSVPLAKTETTKPVEATLANAYSGEYPLSRFLLLYVNKKPGEALDPLRKEFLTYVLSKQGQETVVKDGYFPLTPALREKSKTAAGLN comes from the coding sequence ATGATGAAATTTTCGCACGCTTTCACGCTGTCCCTTCTTGCTGCGGCATCGCTTGCCGGCCGGCCCGCAGCTGCCCAGGTCGGAATCGATGCTTCGATACCCGCATACAGCCCGGTCAAGGGCGTGTCCGGAACGATCAAGAGCGTCGGATCCGACACGATGAACAACGAGATGACGCTGTGGGCGGAAGGCTTCAAGACCTTCTACCCGAACGTCCAGATCGAAATCGAAGGGAAGGGCTCGTCGACTGCGCCGCCGGCGCTCGTCGAAGGCACCGCGCAGTTCGGTCCGATGAGCCGTCCGATGAAGGATGCCGAGATCGCCGACTTCAAGACGCGTTTCGGTTACGAGCCGACTGCCGTTGCGACCAGCATCGACATGCTCGCGGTCTTCGTCCACAAGGACAATCCGATCAAGCAGCTGACTCTGAAACAGCTCGACGGAATTTTCTCCAAGACGCGCGCGAGCGGAAGCAACGACATCGTGACGTGGGGCGACCTCGGTCTCGGCGGCGAATGGAAGGACAAGCCGATCAGCCTGTACGGCCGCAACTCGGCGTCGGGCACGTACGGGTACTTCAAGGAACACGCGCTCGCCAAGGGTGACTTCAAGGATTCGGTCAAGGAGCAGCCTGGCAGCTCGACCGTTGTCCAGGCCGTCGCGAGCGATCGTTACGCCATCGGATACAGCGGCATCGGTTACAAGACGGCCGACGTACGCTCCGTGCCGCTTGCCAAGACAGAAACGACAAAACCTGTCGAAGCGACGCTCGCGAACGCATACAGCGGCGAATACCCGCTGTCGCGCTTCCTGCTGCTGTACGTGAACAAGAAGCCCGGCGAAGCGCTCGACCCGCTGCGAAAGGAGTTTCTCACGTACGTCCTCAGCAAGCAGGGCCAGGAAACGGTGGTCAAGGATGGGTACTTTCCGCTGACTCCGGCGCTTCGTGAAAAATCGAAGACCGCAGCCGGGCTGAACTGA
- a CDS encoding ABC transporter permease subunit: protein MRLADRVARSVIRIGGVATIGAISTVFLFLLWVVWPLLRGESISAPLELSSGLAAGERVLAAGADDQFSTMWAWTDAARFVTIATADGSTLEEIHPFAVPPVSFAFPVRAGEGVFGFADGSVRFARVENRTEYRDADQMPEALRDRKAGDHFLLEGKVGERVNADQFALRSIGYTVDDPIPLVENAAIHAVDLSVTSNGPAFASIDTNGVLRVTQVSTTQNFMTGKDELSTESGEIRLEVAARGLPKWVLLRGLGDNALAVWEDGHAVRVDVRDLAKPAIVEELDLLRDPQAQISSATFLTGKNTIVVGDTRGGLHAWFKVPAPTMATGDGAHFIRAHDLQAGPAAVTALIPSPRTRLLAAGYADGTVRIYHVTSERLVAESHARNAISALAMLPDDKTVVAWDGRFEAFELDAPHPEVSAGSLFRPVLYEGYPKPDHVWQSSSGSDDFEPKLGLWPLVFGTMKATFYSMLFGVPIALMAAIYTSEFLRPEVKAVVKPSIEMMASLPSVVLGFLAALVLAPLVERSVTEVLAAVVLVPFSLLLAAHLWQFAGSGRRAKLEEARFALAGVAILAGVAAAVIVGPALERHLFAGDIHRWLDGRIGDATAGWLFVTLPLTATSAAVVVGRIGRRTERGSAAVRSLAVFLAASVAAIAAAWGAASLLSAAGLDLRGTFLGTYVQRNALVVGFVMAFAIIPIIYTIAEDALSSIPESLRAGSLALGATPWQTAVRIVIPTAMSGLFSAMMIGLGRAVGETMIVLMAAGNTPVLEWNVFNGFRTLSANIAVELPEAVRGGSHYRTLFLAAFTLFIMTFVLNTAAELVRLRFRSRAASL, encoded by the coding sequence GTGCGTCTCGCCGATCGTGTCGCACGCTCCGTGATCCGCATCGGAGGCGTCGCCACGATCGGCGCGATCTCGACGGTCTTCCTGTTCCTGCTCTGGGTCGTCTGGCCGCTGCTGCGAGGTGAGTCGATTTCTGCGCCGCTCGAGCTGAGCTCCGGACTTGCGGCGGGCGAGCGTGTGCTTGCCGCCGGCGCCGACGACCAGTTCTCGACGATGTGGGCGTGGACCGACGCGGCAAGATTCGTGACGATCGCGACCGCGGACGGCAGCACGCTCGAGGAAATCCATCCGTTCGCGGTGCCGCCCGTGTCGTTCGCGTTTCCGGTTCGAGCCGGCGAGGGCGTGTTCGGGTTCGCCGACGGCAGCGTTCGCTTCGCACGCGTCGAAAACCGCACCGAATACCGCGATGCAGACCAGATGCCCGAAGCGCTGCGCGACCGGAAAGCAGGCGATCACTTTCTGCTCGAAGGAAAAGTCGGCGAGCGCGTCAACGCCGACCAGTTTGCGCTGCGGAGCATCGGCTACACCGTCGACGATCCCATTCCGCTCGTGGAGAACGCGGCGATCCACGCCGTCGATCTGTCGGTGACATCGAACGGGCCCGCGTTCGCATCCATTGATACGAACGGCGTGCTGCGCGTCACGCAGGTCAGCACGACGCAGAACTTCATGACCGGCAAGGACGAGCTTTCGACCGAGTCCGGAGAAATTCGCCTCGAAGTCGCTGCACGCGGTCTTCCGAAATGGGTGCTGCTGCGCGGTCTCGGCGACAACGCGCTTGCGGTCTGGGAGGACGGACATGCCGTGCGTGTCGACGTCCGCGACCTCGCCAAGCCCGCGATCGTCGAGGAGCTCGACCTGCTGCGGGATCCGCAGGCGCAGATCAGCTCGGCGACGTTCCTGACCGGCAAGAACACGATCGTCGTCGGAGACACGCGCGGCGGCCTGCACGCGTGGTTCAAGGTGCCGGCGCCAACGATGGCCACCGGCGATGGCGCGCACTTCATCCGCGCACACGATCTCCAGGCCGGCCCTGCTGCAGTGACCGCGCTGATCCCGTCGCCGCGCACGCGCCTGCTGGCGGCCGGCTATGCCGACGGCACCGTTCGCATCTACCACGTCACGTCCGAGCGCCTTGTCGCAGAGTCGCATGCACGCAATGCCATTTCGGCGCTCGCCATGCTGCCGGACGACAAGACGGTCGTCGCGTGGGACGGCCGTTTCGAAGCATTCGAGCTCGACGCGCCGCACCCGGAGGTCTCTGCCGGCTCGCTGTTCAGGCCCGTTCTCTACGAAGGTTATCCGAAGCCGGATCACGTCTGGCAGTCGTCGAGCGGCTCGGACGACTTCGAGCCGAAGCTCGGCCTGTGGCCGCTCGTGTTCGGTACCATGAAGGCCACGTTCTACTCGATGCTGTTCGGAGTGCCGATTGCGCTGATGGCCGCGATCTACACGAGCGAGTTCCTGCGGCCCGAGGTCAAGGCCGTCGTCAAGCCGTCGATCGAAATGATGGCGAGCCTGCCGAGCGTCGTGCTCGGATTTCTGGCCGCGCTCGTCCTTGCTCCGCTCGTCGAGCGGTCGGTGACCGAAGTTCTCGCCGCCGTCGTGCTGGTTCCGTTCTCGCTGCTTCTGGCCGCGCACCTGTGGCAGTTCGCGGGCAGCGGCCGCCGTGCGAAGCTCGAGGAGGCGCGCTTCGCGCTCGCGGGTGTCGCAATCCTCGCCGGTGTCGCTGCAGCGGTAATCGTCGGTCCCGCGCTCGAGCGGCACCTGTTCGCCGGCGACATCCATCGCTGGCTCGACGGCCGGATCGGAGATGCAACCGCAGGATGGCTGTTCGTGACGCTGCCGCTCACGGCGACGTCCGCGGCCGTTGTCGTCGGTCGCATCGGCCGCCGCACCGAACGTGGCAGCGCTGCCGTCCGCTCGCTCGCTGTATTCCTCGCGGCTTCGGTCGCAGCCATTGCGGCGGCATGGGGCGCGGCTTCGCTGCTCTCGGCGGCCGGACTCGATCTTCGCGGGACGTTTCTCGGCACCTACGTGCAGAGGAACGCGCTGGTCGTCGGCTTCGTGATGGCGTTTGCGATCATCCCGATCATCTACACGATCGCCGAAGACGCGCTGTCGAGCATTCCGGAAAGTCTCCGCGCGGGCTCGCTCGCGCTCGGCGCAACGCCTTGGCAGACGGCCGTGCGCATCGTCATCCCGACGGCGATGAGCGGCCTGTTCTCGGCGATGATGATCGGCCTCGGCCGTGCGGTCGGCGAGACGATGATCGTGCTGATGGCGGCCGGCAACACTCCGGTTCTCGAGTGGAACGTATTCAATGGTTTCCGCACGCTGTCGGCCAATATCGCCGTCGAGCTGCCCGAAGCCGTACGGGGCGGCTCGCACTACCGCACGCTGTTCCTGGCTGCGTTTACGCTTTTCATCATGACGTTCGTGCTGAACACCGCAGCCGAGCTCGTGCGGCTGCGCTTTCGCAGCAGGGCCGCAAGCCTGTGA
- a CDS encoding porin has protein sequence MDVASAETASAANATPAAPAPAPPAPKSIYDRIWALPKLYSNPANPWIEELSIVGREQVDFYHFDADQGDATNFVNRRTRIGLKALMFKTVTAHVETDLDFHENAGACKDPTTGSGCDEVYTKLTDAYVKWSPRKWLNLTVGKHGAKFTLDGSTSSTQLITIDRSNVANNFWFPDEYIPGVSVSGDVGKWSYNAGIFTAGDQNSEFSDFKGDYFVLVSGGYDLNSIVGIDKALIRLDYVYQNPDPQNDFTRPNEHVLSLSTQWEKGRWGLYTDVDYADGYGTQSDLVGGQIMPAVKLFETWQVVLRYTGISSDDPNGIRLARYENKVVGVSNGKPVGDEYHEIYLGLNKYFYGHKLKWQTGLQYANMDDAPHDGGHYNGWGVTTGLRISW, from the coding sequence GTGGATGTCGCAAGCGCAGAAACCGCTAGCGCAGCAAATGCGACTCCTGCCGCGCCGGCTCCTGCGCCGCCCGCGCCGAAGTCGATCTACGACAGAATCTGGGCGCTCCCGAAGCTTTACAGCAACCCGGCCAATCCGTGGATCGAGGAGCTCAGCATCGTCGGCCGCGAGCAGGTCGATTTCTACCACTTCGATGCCGACCAGGGGGACGCGACCAACTTCGTCAACCGTCGCACGCGCATCGGTCTGAAGGCGCTCATGTTCAAGACCGTAACGGCGCACGTCGAGACCGACCTGGACTTCCACGAGAACGCCGGAGCGTGCAAGGACCCGACCACTGGGAGCGGCTGCGACGAGGTCTATACCAAGCTGACCGATGCGTACGTCAAGTGGTCACCGCGGAAGTGGCTGAACCTGACGGTCGGCAAGCACGGCGCGAAGTTCACGCTCGACGGCAGCACCAGCTCGACGCAGCTGATTACGATCGACCGCAGCAACGTCGCGAACAACTTCTGGTTCCCCGACGAGTACATTCCGGGAGTCAGCGTCAGCGGTGACGTGGGCAAGTGGTCGTACAACGCCGGCATCTTCACTGCCGGCGACCAGAACTCCGAATTCAGCGATTTCAAGGGCGACTACTTCGTGCTCGTGAGCGGCGGCTACGACCTGAATTCGATCGTCGGCATCGACAAAGCTCTGATCCGGCTCGACTACGTCTACCAGAACCCGGACCCACAGAATGACTTCACGCGTCCGAACGAGCACGTGCTGTCGCTGAGCACGCAGTGGGAGAAAGGACGCTGGGGCCTCTACACGGACGTCGACTACGCCGACGGATACGGCACGCAGAGCGACCTGGTCGGCGGCCAGATCATGCCGGCCGTCAAGCTCTTCGAGACCTGGCAGGTCGTGCTTCGTTACACCGGAATTTCAAGCGACGACCCGAACGGCATCCGGCTCGCACGCTACGAAAACAAGGTCGTCGGCGTCAGCAACGGCAAGCCGGTGGGCGACGAGTACCACGAGATCTACCTCGGCCTGAACAAGTATTTCTACGGCCACAAGCTGAAATGGCAGACCGGTCTTCAGTACGCGAACATGGATGACGCTCCTCACGATGGAGGACACTACAACGGCTGGGGCGTGACGACCGGGCTCCGCATCAGCTGGTAA